The following are from one region of the Cloacibacterium normanense genome:
- a CDS encoding penicillin-binding protein 1A: MEKTVKQGSTLNFPLPPKKQKNFGYKKWVKFIWLGLGGIILGTAFLFFAVSQGFLGDMPDVNELENPDIYVASEIISSDGVTLGKFEKEKTIPVTYKDLPPHLVYALMAKEDERFREHSGIDLQAFARAVAYGGKRGGGSTISQQLAKLLFTKGASQNKFQRAFQKLKEWSVAVSLEKRYTKEEIITLYFNKFDFLHNANGIELASRIYFNKPTKELTLSEAATFVAMLENPVRNNPIKYPEKAKARRNVVLEQMLKTNYIDQATYDKVVAEPIVVDFHPVESVDEGYSAYYKHYLRKEINSYLEEYEKETGKDVNIYRDGLKIFVTLDSKMQKYAEEAIKEHMTNLQKSFDSEQRRNPNRPFYFLKKKQIDDIMLAAMKRTGRYKQLAAEGVSEDSIMMDFKTPTKTTIFTWEGEKETEMSPYDSIRYHKQIAQAGLMSMEPATGDIKAWVGGIDWKHFQYDHVKQGKRQVGSTFKPFVYATAIMNLGMTPCSTVSNATYTKGDWVVEGKGGNLTLRDALAHSKNPVAVRLIESVSPKKVIQLARDLGVTEEMPNEYAIALGSSDITIYEMLGAYSSFANFGNYIKPEMVWRIEDANGRVIKEVKNETKEVMNEMYAYTMIDLMKGVTRFGTASGELRRMGIPETVEIAGKTGTTQNNSDGWFMGITPNLATGVWVGWEDRATHFFSTGEGQGARMALPIWGIFMKKIWADKELGITPDDKFAKPSNWTGDCADLQGLGGYGDDGGLQTIDQIKNPKPKDNQPKNNKPKEENLNENLNKDEVDFNQ; this comes from the coding sequence ATGGAAAAAACTGTAAAACAAGGCAGCACACTTAATTTTCCGTTGCCACCCAAAAAGCAAAAAAACTTCGGTTATAAAAAATGGGTGAAATTCATTTGGCTTGGCTTAGGAGGAATAATTCTAGGAACAGCATTTTTGTTTTTTGCTGTATCTCAAGGATTTTTGGGAGATATGCCAGATGTAAATGAATTAGAAAATCCAGATATTTACGTAGCTTCAGAAATTATTTCTTCTGATGGAGTTACCTTAGGAAAATTTGAGAAAGAAAAAACCATTCCGGTTACCTATAAAGATTTGCCACCACATTTGGTGTATGCATTAATGGCAAAAGAAGATGAACGTTTCCGTGAGCACTCAGGAATTGATTTACAAGCTTTTGCAAGAGCGGTAGCTTATGGTGGGAAAAGAGGTGGTGGATCTACTATTTCTCAGCAGTTGGCAAAATTATTGTTTACTAAAGGAGCATCTCAAAATAAATTTCAAAGAGCTTTCCAAAAACTAAAAGAATGGTCTGTTGCAGTAAGTTTGGAGAAAAGATATACCAAAGAAGAAATCATCACGCTCTATTTTAATAAGTTTGATTTCTTGCACAATGCAAACGGAATAGAACTCGCTTCTAGAATATATTTCAATAAACCTACCAAAGAACTTACGCTTTCAGAAGCAGCCACTTTTGTAGCAATGCTCGAAAATCCAGTAAGAAATAACCCGATAAAATATCCTGAAAAGGCAAAAGCAAGAAGAAATGTGGTTCTAGAGCAAATGCTTAAAACCAACTATATAGACCAAGCTACTTATGATAAAGTGGTGGCTGAACCTATCGTAGTAGATTTCCATCCTGTAGAATCTGTAGACGAAGGATATTCTGCTTATTATAAGCATTATTTGAGAAAAGAAATTAATAGCTATTTAGAAGAATACGAAAAAGAGACCGGTAAAGATGTAAATATTTACAGAGATGGTCTTAAAATCTTTGTAACCTTAGATTCTAAAATGCAGAAATATGCAGAAGAAGCCATTAAGGAACACATGACCAATCTTCAGAAAAGTTTTGATTCAGAACAACGCAGAAATCCTAATAGACCTTTCTATTTCTTGAAGAAAAAGCAAATAGATGATATTATGCTAGCTGCTATGAAAAGAACTGGCAGATATAAACAATTGGCTGCAGAAGGAGTTTCAGAAGATTCTATTATGATGGATTTCAAAACACCTACCAAAACCACCATCTTTACTTGGGAAGGAGAAAAAGAAACCGAAATGTCTCCGTATGATTCTATCAGATACCACAAGCAAATTGCACAAGCTGGATTAATGTCTATGGAACCTGCAACTGGTGATATCAAAGCTTGGGTAGGAGGAATCGATTGGAAACATTTTCAATATGACCACGTAAAACAAGGAAAAAGACAAGTAGGTTCTACATTTAAACCTTTTGTTTATGCTACTGCGATTATGAATTTAGGAATGACTCCTTGCTCTACCGTTTCTAATGCTACTTATACTAAAGGAGATTGGGTAGTAGAAGGTAAAGGTGGTAATCTTACTTTGAGAGATGCTTTAGCACATTCTAAAAACCCTGTTGCGGTAAGATTAATAGAATCTGTAAGTCCTAAAAAAGTAATCCAATTGGCTAGAGATTTAGGAGTAACAGAAGAAATGCCAAATGAATATGCAATCGCTCTAGGTTCTTCTGATATTACCATTTACGAAATGTTGGGAGCTTACAGTTCTTTTGCAAATTTTGGAAATTACATAAAACCAGAAATGGTTTGGCGTATAGAAGATGCTAATGGTAGAGTAATTAAAGAAGTGAAAAACGAAACCAAAGAAGTCATGAACGAAATGTACGCTTATACCATGATAGATTTAATGAAAGGCGTTACAAGATTCGGTACAGCTTCTGGTGAACTAAGAAGAATGGGAATTCCAGAAACTGTAGAAATTGCTGGTAAAACAGGTACTACTCAGAATAACTCAGATGGTTGGTTCATGGGAATTACGCCTAATCTAGCAACTGGAGTTTGGGTAGGCTGGGAAGATAGAGCAACACACTTCTTTAGTACAGGTGAAGGTCAAGGTGCGAGAATGGCATTGCCAATTTGGGGAATTTTCATGAAGAAAATTTGGGCAGATAAAGAACTCGGGATTACACCAGATGATAAATTTGCCAAACCTTCTAATTGGACGGGTGATTGTGCAGATTTACAAGGATTGGGAGGTTATGGTGACGATGGAGGTTTACAAACCATTGACCAAATCAAAAATCCTAAACCGAAAGACAATCAGCCTAAAAACAACAAACCAAAAGAAGAAAATCTCAACGAAAATCTGAACAAAGACGAAGTAGATTTCAATCAATAA
- a CDS encoding protein adenylyltransferase SelO yields MNLDKITQRYFDLFPGDFSGNPVQRQTPNFFFALTDIYGFKKAQLLHFNENLSEEIGFGKIENQEDTDFLNATKLPENVKTFSTAYAGHQFGQWAGQLGDGRAIYAGEIENSNGNFTEIQWKGAGATPYSRHADGRAVLRSSIREYLMSEAMFHLGIPTTRALSLSLSGEKVARDIMYNGNVDFEQGAVIIRTSETFLRFGHFELLAARNELDTLQKLADFTIENYFPEIDKNSTEKYLEFFKKVGEKTADMIVEWIRVGFTHGVMNTDNMSIIGNTIDYGPFSFLDEYNLNFTSNTTDLPGRRYAFGKQAHIAHWNLIQLANALFPLIKDEAALEKILIDYSEMFWKKHDEMMAKKFGFEKLERYDADFFTSWQKLMEEISTDYTLFFNLLESLEEGTDIVEHFKKSFYQNLNKEQETLLIEFVENYKQRLSYNQISKEESRKIMQKVNPKFVLRNYLLYDCIAEMEEGKTELFDKLWNALQKPYEEIYPEFSVKRPEKYEGVVGCSSLSCSS; encoded by the coding sequence ATGAATTTAGATAAAATCACACAGAGATATTTTGACCTTTTTCCAGGAGATTTTTCAGGAAATCCTGTACAAAGACAAACGCCCAATTTCTTTTTTGCACTTACCGACATTTATGGATTCAAAAAAGCACAGTTATTGCACTTTAACGAAAATTTATCCGAAGAAATAGGCTTTGGAAAAATTGAAAACCAAGAGGATACAGATTTTTTGAATGCTACCAAACTTCCAGAAAATGTGAAAACTTTTTCTACCGCTTATGCAGGTCATCAGTTCGGACAATGGGCTGGTCAATTAGGTGATGGAAGAGCCATTTATGCCGGAGAAATAGAAAATTCTAACGGGAATTTTACAGAAATTCAGTGGAAAGGAGCTGGAGCGACTCCATACTCTCGTCATGCAGATGGAAGAGCTGTTTTGCGTTCATCTATCAGAGAATATCTCATGAGTGAAGCCATGTTTCACTTGGGAATTCCTACTACAAGAGCGCTTTCTCTTTCGCTTTCTGGAGAAAAAGTGGCACGAGATATCATGTATAACGGAAATGTAGATTTCGAGCAAGGAGCGGTGATTATTAGAACTTCGGAAACGTTTCTTCGTTTTGGGCATTTTGAGTTGTTAGCAGCAAGAAATGAACTCGATACTTTACAAAAACTCGCAGATTTTACCATCGAAAATTATTTCCCTGAAATTGATAAAAATTCGACAGAGAAATATCTGGAATTTTTCAAAAAAGTGGGCGAAAAAACCGCCGATATGATTGTAGAATGGATTAGAGTAGGATTTACTCATGGCGTAATGAATACCGATAACATGAGCATTATTGGAAATACGATAGATTACGGCCCATTTTCATTTTTAGATGAATATAATCTGAATTTTACTTCCAATACAACTGATTTACCAGGAAGAAGATACGCTTTTGGTAAACAAGCGCACATTGCTCATTGGAATTTAATTCAATTAGCGAATGCACTTTTCCCTTTAATTAAAGATGAAGCTGCGCTGGAAAAAATCTTAATTGATTACAGTGAAATGTTTTGGAAAAAGCATGATGAAATGATGGCGAAGAAATTCGGGTTCGAAAAATTAGAAAGATATGATGCTGATTTCTTTACTTCTTGGCAAAAATTGATGGAAGAAATTTCTACAGACTATACTTTGTTTTTCAATCTGTTAGAAAGCCTTGAAGAAGGTACAGATATCGTTGAACATTTCAAAAAATCTTTCTATCAAAACTTGAATAAAGAACAAGAAACTTTGCTGATTGAATTTGTTGAAAATTACAAACAAAGACTTTCTTACAATCAAATTTCCAAAGAAGAAAGCCGAAAAATCATGCAAAAAGTCAATCCTAAATTTGTCTTGAGAAACTATTTATTATATGATTGCATTGCAGAAATGGAAGAAGGTAAAACAGAACTTTTTGACAAACTTTGGAATGCTTTGCAAAAACCTTACGAAGAAATCTACCCAGAATTTTCTGTAAAAAGACCAGAAAAATATGAAGGCGTAGTTGGCTGTAGTTCGCTTTCTTGTTCTTCCTAA
- a CDS encoding DUF6080 domain-containing protein yields MKKFKDTLKLIFPSNGIEWILFIIFLTSYGILGSYIALNYRIIFDDRIPWDAYFSFDNRSIVMTGGGFERHPLSNYFFDFIREFALWISDGKKNEIFRLVLASCSNFAVSLALVQLFKYLRNIVRIPLKINVLIIFFFAFFTTPILLSFTPETYTYTLLFLVAFNYYAAAKLKKEKKISLFPLTFASVLVGGLTITNIVKVYIPILFEKGLFKNFKNFFNAAIRVVISAAVFVLLFLYRLDWDYMRIFTKTGEQYEKFSKPKVTPLWDMISSWFFGGNMIFSNFVVRDYHNKKGFHYNALFMDVFTSVAPYIFVGAVLVLVFWSYFKNFKNKFVQILILSFFVDIIIHCVLKFGLHTSYIYGGHFIFVVPMMLGWLFFGYKNSPKMLSFLTVFLGILFVFLVANNVYRMEEFFWFLEQNYK; encoded by the coding sequence TTGAAAAAATTCAAAGACACTTTAAAACTCATTTTTCCAAGCAATGGGATTGAATGGATTTTGTTCATCATTTTTCTTACTTCTTACGGAATTTTAGGAAGCTATATCGCCCTGAATTACAGAATTATATTTGACGATAGAATTCCTTGGGATGCATATTTCAGTTTTGATAATCGTTCGATTGTGATGACAGGTGGTGGTTTCGAGAGACATCCGCTTTCTAATTATTTCTTCGATTTTATCAGAGAATTTGCACTTTGGATTTCGGATGGTAAAAAGAACGAAATTTTCCGTTTGGTTTTGGCTTCGTGCAGTAATTTTGCCGTGAGTTTGGCTTTGGTTCAATTATTCAAATATTTAAGAAATATTGTGAGAATTCCATTGAAAATCAATGTTTTAATTATATTTTTCTTCGCGTTTTTCACCACTCCAATTCTGCTTTCGTTCACGCCAGAAACTTATACTTATACTTTGCTGTTTTTGGTAGCTTTTAATTATTATGCAGCGGCAAAACTCAAAAAAGAAAAGAAAATTTCTCTATTTCCGCTCACTTTTGCTTCGGTTTTAGTAGGCGGTTTAACCATTACGAATATTGTAAAAGTCTACATTCCTATCCTTTTTGAGAAAGGCTTATTCAAGAATTTTAAAAACTTTTTCAATGCCGCGATTAGAGTTGTGATTTCGGCAGCGGTTTTCGTGTTGTTATTTTTATACCGATTAGATTGGGATTACATGAGGATTTTCACTAAAACAGGTGAACAATACGAGAAATTCTCAAAACCGAAAGTTACGCCACTTTGGGATATGATTTCGTCTTGGTTTTTCGGGGGAAATATGATTTTTTCTAATTTCGTGGTGAGAGATTATCACAATAAAAAAGGATTTCACTACAACGCGCTATTTATGGATGTTTTCACATCTGTAGCTCCGTATATTTTCGTTGGCGCAGTTCTGGTTCTTGTTTTTTGGAGTTATTTTAAAAATTTCAAAAACAAATTCGTGCAGATTTTAATACTTTCATTTTTCGTAGATATCATTATTCACTGCGTGTTGAAATTTGGGTTACACACTTCTTATATTTACGGCGGACATTTCATTTTTGTAGTTCCAATGATGTTGGGTTGGTTATTTTTCGGGTATAAAAACTCTCCAAAAATGCTTTCTTTTCTGACGGTTTTTCTAGGAATTTTATTCGTTTTCTTAGTCGCGAATAATGTGTATAGAATGGAAGAGTTCTTTTGGTTTTTAGAACAGAATTATAAATA
- a CDS encoding gliding motility lipoprotein GldH, with translation MIKYFKIFFVSIMLISCSYNNEVVSMNEVNGTWDKKKELLFTMNIEDTSTPKNIIFVVRNNNDYPYSNLFLITYLKAENEKNFKIDTLNYIMAKPNGEWLGKGFGETKEILFQYKNQYKFPKKGKYIIGVKQGMRTNSLVGIEDLGVKLENSTQP, from the coding sequence ATGATTAAATATTTTAAGATATTTTTCGTTTCTATAATGCTTATTTCATGTTCCTATAATAATGAAGTGGTTTCTATGAATGAAGTAAACGGAACTTGGGATAAGAAAAAGGAACTGCTGTTCACTATGAATATAGAAGATACCAGCACTCCTAAAAACATTATATTTGTTGTAAGAAATAATAACGATTATCCTTATAGTAACCTGTTTTTAATTACTTACCTCAAAGCTGAAAATGAGAAAAATTTTAAAATAGATACGCTTAACTACATCATGGCAAAACCTAATGGAGAATGGTTAGGAAAAGGTTTTGGAGAGACTAAAGAAATATTATTTCAATATAAAAACCAATATAAATTTCCAAAAAAAGGAAAATACATTATTGGTGTAAAACAAGGAATGAGAACCAATAGTCTAGTAGGAATTGAAGATTTGGGCGTAAAATTAGAAAATTCAACACAACCATAA